Below is a genomic region from Ziziphus jujuba cultivar Dongzao chromosome 7, ASM3175591v1.
AGACATGTTGTCCCTCAACTCAATCTCCAGTGTCCCAAACACATGCAATGCATTTGAGATATACTTGCGAAGCATGGAGATGTAAACAACATTATGGACTCGAGAAAGCTCCTCCAGTAAGTCAATCTTGTAAGCCACTGGACCTATCTCTCTACTATCTCATATGGTCCAATGTAGTGAGAACTTAGCTTCCCTTGTTGTCCAAAACGTATTATACCCTTCCAAGGAGAGAGCTTCAAGAATAGTCGACCGCCAACTTCAAACTTGAGATCTTTCCTACGCACGTCCGCATAGCTCTTTTGCATGTCTTGTGCTGCTTTCAACTTGGCTTGTGTAATATTGACCTTATCCACTATCGCATGTACAATCTCAGGGCCTAGAAGTTTCCTTTCACCAATCTTATTCCAATGTAATGGAGTCCAACATTGTCTCCCATACAAtgcctcataaggtgacatcCCAATGCTCGAGTGATAGctattgttgtaggtgaactCTGCCAAAGGTAGATACTCATCCCAATTCCCCTTGAACTGTAGTACACATTAGCTCAACATATACTCTAAGGTCTGAATAGTCCTCTCAGATTGTCCACCGGTCTAAGAGTGAAAAGCAGTACTCAAAATCAACTTGACAccaagttcattcattaatctttGCCAAATTATCAAAGTGAACCGTGGATCTCTGTCAGATATAATTGATATTGGCACCCCATGCAagctcactatatgattcaAAAATAGTTCCGCTAACTTCTTAGAAGAAAACCTCTCATAAATAGGTAGGAAATGTGCAGACTTGATTAGTAGATCCACTATCACCCAAATACCATCCTGTCTTTGAATAGTGGAAGGAAGTTTGAATATAAAATCTATTGTATTGCACTCCCATTTCCATTATGGGATGAGTAAAGCTGTATAAGTCCAGAAGGCTTTTGTCTTTCTGCCTTCACTTGCTGGCAAATGAAACATTTGAATACATATTCaacaacttctcttttcatccaTTTTTAGCTCTTCATTAGCTAGAAAACAATGTCTATAACCAATTACAAAGGCTCCATTGCCTCTAATAACGAAATTTGACTTCTCCCTTAtttaactttccttctcatgctcaTTAAGTAAAAGTCTTCAAATTGGGTCTCGAGAACACAATCCATAATATTGGTCAGAGTCAAAAGCTAGTAAAAAGTTCTCATGAAGTATGCATCCACAAATTAACACCTAACTATTGCAACTCAAACATAAAGGAATAGTGCAATCAGAATCCTTGAGGAACCTCATCCATCTTCTTTGCCTTAagtttaactccttctgagtaaacaaatacttaaagCTCTTACAATGGGTAAATATCCGACAAGTGGCtctatacaagtagtgcctccaagtCTTCAACACAAAGATCACTGCAACAAGTTCTAAATTATGAGTCAGATAATTCAGCTCATGCTTCTTCAATTGTCTAGAAGCATAAGTAACAACTCATAACTTTGTAAAAGAAAatccatccatcaattcaaaaagaaTGCTTAGAAATTAAATCTAACTTCATCAAACCAAATACCAGTGTGTCAAAGTTAAAATTTAGTTATTCTTTTTTCCTCCGATTACACTCCTAGTGcttgcaattataagatccGTGTTCCTCATTAATTATCCAGTTTTCTTAACCTCGATaaatatctttcttttaaccaaatttatcaaagtcatcaaaataaaatctCTCACTTATAAAGCCTAATAAAATCCTCAAGATTGCCAACACCAAAAGAATATGAAACCAAAAGATCAAGTTTGAGTCCCCTCgtcaaattaaatatcattcttAAGCAAACCTCCAGTTCTTCAGATTCCAAACAAACTCCAAGAATTtatacctcaagcaataaggaaatctaaatcttaattctaatatcaccACCAAATACGAAGTACTAGTTACTAGATCCTCAAACCATAACGGAATATTCATAACTTTCTTATATTCTAGCTATGCCttaaaaatcatattccttaggagattaagttatcatcaCGAATATCAGccaccttagatccataaaatatcATTGACATAAAACCTTTAATCTTCaaggaaacaaaatatcaaaaccaagatctaaaatcatcacCTAAAAATAGATGCCAtaaaaccaacttatgaaatttatagCTTAGTTTTCAACAAGTTGTCCCACATCCGATCATGGAAATGCATCAACCAAACTTTGTTTGTACcagattctaatattaagatcttaatttccgatgaaacGAAAACAACTACTCTCAAACATCTGACTAGGTCAAATGAACCCTCTTGTGGAGGTGGAAATTTCCAAGTGACATCTCCAAGGAACTGGAGTCATCCTGACTTGTGCAACATATTCATGTAGAAAAATAGAGCATGTGGTCCATGagccaataaaatatattcatcaCTACCAAGCATAGATAATGT
It encodes:
- the LOC132804487 gene encoding uncharacterized protein LOC132804487, yielding MASFMMGSDSGMDHAFITGSRNTLKMIDPIEDMLMLELQGQFKGNWDEYLPLAEFTYNNSYHSSIGMSPYEALYGRQCWTPLHWNKIGERKLLGPEIVHAIVDKVNITQAKLKAAQDMQKSYADVRRKDLKEIGPVAYKIDLLEELSRVHNVVYISMLRKYISNALHVFGTLEIELRDNMSYEEQPMQILGKEKKRLLNKTIPLVKVLWRNHLVEEAILE